The Chryseobacterium indologenes genomic sequence GCAGGGGCCAGCTGTCCGATGATCACAAAAGAGATAAGGCCCACTGAATCCAGTGATGTCTTTAAAATAAAATATTTATAGAACACAAACGCCATAATGATCAGGGCAAAAATGCTGAATTTCCTGATATTGGTAATGTTTCTTGTATTTTGTTCCTCATTTTCAGATTTAAACTTACCAAGTAAACCGTAAGGAATAATCAGGTTGTTGGAAAGCATGATGGATAAAGTGATTGCCGAAATGATAATCATCGAAATACACGAGCTTAATCCTCCAAGGAAAACTAAAACGGTAATTAAAGTATTGCCAAAATGCTGCGGAATTAAAATAGAATAGAACTCCGGATTGACTTTCTGGCCGTCAAAAATCAGCCTTCCTCCCCAAGCAATCGGAAAAATGAATACCGTAAATATCAGGAGATAAAGAGGGAAAAACCAGATCGCTGTTTTGATATGTTTTTCCTGTCTGTTTTCTACGATCGCCGTATGAAACTGTCTGGGAAGGATGCAGATTGCCGTTGCAGAAATCATGCATAAAACCATCCAGTTCATTGCGCCCTCAATCCCGTTGAAGGTATTTTTTTCTTTAAAATCTTCAAACCGACTGGCCTTTTGGTAAATATCCGAAAACCCGTCGAATACGTAATAAATAACAAAAAAGCCAAGGATGATAATGAAGAATAGTTTTAAAAAACTTTCCAAAGCAATCGCTGAGATGATCCCTAATCGTTTTTCAGACGCATCTACATATCGTGTTCCGTAATACGATGAAAATAAAGCAATCAGTATAACTACGAATGTGGCGTTGTCAGTGAGGATATCCTGAGACATCGCTGTTTCTGTTACGAGGTGAAAAGTTTCAGAAATTGCTTTAATCTGCAGGCCAATATAGGGAACAATCGCTAAAAGGCATACAATAGTGATGATGGCACTCAGGCTTCTGCTGTTTCCGTACCGTAACGAAATGAAATCTGCCAGACTGCTTATTTTATTAACCCTGGAAATTCTTACGATCCTTGTATTAATATAAATCCATGCAGGAATGATCATGATGGGGCCAATGTAAATAGGAAGGTAATTAAGTCCGCTTGTCGCAGCTACGCCGATACTTCCGTAGTAGGTCCATGCTGTACAGTATACAGCTAATGATAAAGCGTAGATGTATGGATTATTGATCCAGAGCTTGCTTCTTTTCTTCTCTGCCAGATGAGCAACTAAGAACAGAAGAGCCAGGTAAAAAAGAACCACGAAAAATAATGCAAAACTATTCATCATACTTTTTTACGATGGTCAATGAGATGAGAATGGAAATCATCCAGACTGCGAACAGGTAGATTAAAATCATCGGGTACCCGAAAACTTCCTTTTCGCTGTTGAAAAGAAGTGAGATGGGAATACTGAAAGCAATCATTAATCCGATGCTCAGGATAATCAGTTTTTGTTCGTGTCTCTTTTTCATAAGTGATAATCGAAAAAAGATAATTGATGAACAAATGGGTTGTGGTATCGTTCATCAATTATCATTCATCTCTGTTAATTATATTTTGTCGTCAGAGTATTCCCCTGTTAAGGCGTAATAGCCAAAAACAGCCAGTCCGCCTGAGATAATGGGCATCAGTACAAACAGAATGATAATTCCGAAAACCAGATCTTCTTGTTTTCCTGAGGAAATCTTTGGGATTCCCAGCACTGTAATTCCAAAATATCCTACCACCACAGCAATGGCGATCCAGAGAATACCTAATATTTTTTTTAGTCCGTTCATTTTAGTAGTTTAAAATTAATAAAAATTTGATTGATTCAGTGGTTAATCGTGAAGATTATTGTTCTTATTTTTAAGATAAAACAATCCGATGATTAAACATACTGTAGCCACTCCGATCGGATACCAGAGTCCCTCGAGATACCAGGTGGCGTGGCCCGCGTCTTTTCCTGTGGTAACCAGATAAGTGGCTACTGCCGGAAGAAGTCCTCCAAACACTCCGTTTCCAATATGGTACGGTAAAGACATTGAGGTGTAGCGGATTCTCACCGGGAACATTTCTACAAGAAACGCTGCAATAGGTCCATATACCATGGTTACAAAAATCACCTGGATAAATACTAAAAAGATCAGGTACCATTTAGTGTCATCACTTAATTTTAAACTTTGCGAAACCTTTGCTTCTTCCGCCTTTCCGTCTTTCATAACCGGTCCGGTCGGAGACCAGTGGGTAATGCTGTCTTTCTTGATTAATGTTCCATCGGTATACAACGTCTCTTTATGAAAGGTGATCAGGCTGTCGGTCGCAATATCTTTATGAATTTTTGCTGTTCTTTTTCGGTAATTCCGTTGGCGGCTATCGTTTTGCTTTCCAGATTGACGCTTTTAAACATGCTGTCATAAATCGGTCTGTAGGCGAGGATCGCGACCAGCATACCGGTCATCATCACTGCTTTTCTACCAATTTTATCAGACAGCCAACCGAAAAACACGAAGAATGGTGTTCCTAGAAATAGAGCAGTGGCCATGAGGGAATCTACCTGCGCGGATTCTACATTCATTACTTTCTGAAGGAAACTCATTGCATAGAACTGTCCCGTGTACCATATGACTCCTTGTCCCATCGCTGCTCCAAAGAGAGCCAGTAGAACGAATTTAAAGTTATATTTATTTCCGAAGCTTTCTTTTAAAGGATTTTTTGAAGTTTTTCCCTCGCTTTTAGCTTTCGCAAAAAGAGGAGATTCTTTCATGTTTTTTCTGATAATGTAAGAAACCGCAACCATTAAAATGGAAATCCAGAAAGGAACTCTCCATCCCCAGGTATCAAATTCTTCAGCAGAAAGGGTGGTTTTGGTAATTAAAATAACGATCAGTGAAATGAAAAGCCCTGCAGTTGCTGTAGTCTGAATCCACGACGTCCAGTATCCTCTTCGGTGAGGTTGTGCATATTCTGCAACATAAGTGGCTGCGCCTCCATATTCACCTCCAAGTGCTAATCCCTGTAAAAGTCTTAAAATAAGAACTAAAACCGGAGCCATAAAGCCTATGGTTTCATAGCTGGGAATACATCCGATCAGGAATGTAGAAAATCCCATAATTAATAAAGTAACCAGGAAGGTATATTTTCTGCCGATTATATCTCCGAGTCTTCCAAAAAATAAAGCCCCGAATGGTCTTACCACAAATCCTGCCGCAAAAGTGGCTAAGGTTGATAAAAATGCTGCCGTGGGATTATCTGCGGGGAAAAACTTGGTGGCCAGAACAACAGCCAGACTTCCGAAAATATAGAAGTCGTACCATTCGATCAGGGTGCCGAGTGAGGAAGCAGTAATAACGCCCCATATAGTGCGGTTTTTCTGCCGGTCGGTCATGTTTTCGTAGCTTTCGTGGTGATTTTCACTCATATTGATTGATTTTGATGTTAGTGGAAAATACTATTTAATTCATCCGAAATTGTAGGAAATTGAAATTGATTTTTAAACCATTAATAGTCTTTAAATGAGTAAGGAAAACTGAGATAATGGCTTCAGTTTTGAAACTGCATGCTTATTTTTCATATTTAAATCTTAGCCGCCTTAAAACTTTCACTTTTCTTAATGATTAAAATTATTTTACAAGTAGATTTGAAACTGTACAATAAATTCTCCTTTTGAAGAAGGGCTTTCTGTAGGGCTTGTGTAAACCGGCCTTGTTGAATATTGGGTCGTGATTTTTGCATGATGCCCGTCGATAAACCAGTTGGCTCCCACATCGAATTGGGAAGAAGATTTGTCAAAAGCCTCAAAGCTCTTATGGGTGTACGCCGCAAAAGGCTGTATTCTGATTTTTGGCTTTTCTGCCTGACTGGGTAATAGCAAACCGGCCTGTGCGTAGATAATATTACCTGTTCCGATCGTTGGTTGTAGATTTCCGGGTCCTGCGATGGCTTTGTTGCCTATAAAATTAGGATCGGGCGCTGCAATATTCATTGTTCCCAGGTTTCTTACGTAATTCGGGCCGAAATTGTAGTTATAATATCCGGCATATGCAGAAACGGCCATTTTGTTTTTTGCTTCTCCCAGTGGAATGTCTGCAAACGCATCTACAGCGAAAAGAGTGATGTCATGTTTTTCGATGGTTGAATTCACGGATGTTCTTGTACCATCCGCCTGATGATAGAATCCCGCTCCCACATTGAAAACTTTCTTCGTTCCCAGATAAGAACCTACCTTAAAGGGAAGAGTATTTGATTCTTCGTCAAGGAATTGATATTCAACATATCCTGCCTTTGAGAAGCTCGGGTTGCCATTGTTGTCTACCGCAACAGCTTTTGACGGGTCTGTAACATTGACTGGGGTGAGGTCTGTAGCAAATGGCTTGTTTAAACTAAAACGATATTCAAGTTTTCCGTATTTTCCTTTAGCAAACATCCCAAGCTGTCTGGCAAACTGGTCGGAATTATCGATAAGGGGCCATGAGAAAACAGGCGAGTCAATCGTAAGGAAGTTCAGTGTTGACGCCATGGTCATACGGGAAAGCCCCATATAGTAATGAAGTCCCGCCCCTAAAGATAAACTGAATTTTCCGGCTTCTCCAGGTAAAATAACTGCGTATTCGTTCCAGGCATCATGAAAAAACAATTGAGTCTTCTTTCCGTTTCCGTATCCTCCTGTACCTGTAGTTCCTGTTGCTCCGCCATTGATAAAAGTCTGGTTGTTGATTCCAAAATGAAGGAGAATCATATATCTTTTGGAGATCTGGGCATAGGTCAGGGCGCGTAATCGTCTGTTTCCGATGCTCCAGGAATTGTCTGTGGGCTCCCCTCCAACCATACTTCCCGGATTCATAGAGGTGTTGCGCAACCAAAGCTGATCCCAGAGAATAAATCTGATAAATTTATCTCCGGCAGGATTAAGGTTGACTTTTAATCCATTGCCATAATCAGGAGAGCCCTGCGAATATAAGGATCCACTGATTAGTGCTACTCCAATGAATGTAAGTAATTTCTTCATAAATTATCAATTTTTGGCGTTGTTTTTTGTGAAAGCCAAATTGTAATTAATAATTTATTTATGAAAATTTAATATATATTACTGCTAATACTATAGGTAAAAATTGAGAATTGAAAATTGAAAGTTGAAAATTATTTTATATATAATTGTTTATCAGATGTTTGTTTTTAATTTTCTATTGTTATTTTCCGCTATTTTTTGAATCTTTCCCATTTGATCAGCATGTACTTGTCTGCAAATTGAGTAATGATAATTCCTGAATTTTTAATATTTTCTTCCTGGGCAATATACTCAATAAGCTCGTTTTGCTTGAGGATTTTATAGACAGGATGAAATTCAGAATGGGGAGGTCTTGTGATGTTGTATTTTTTAATCCACGAGCTGATGGTGACATGAGAAACACCGATAATTCGTTCAATTTCACGATAACTTAAGCCTTCCAGATAAAGCTGCAGTGCTTTAGTGACATAATAATCGTCAATCTGTTTTCCGAGCTTTTTTACCGTAAAATAATAGTTGCAATTCTTGCAGTGAAAACGTTGTTTTTCATTAATGATCCCGCTTTTTACCACTTTGCTGCTGTTGCATTTTGGACATGTGTTTTCCATAACTATATTATTTTAGCAAATATATAATAAATTAGCAAATATTGATTTTTGGTTAAAGATAATTTTACCTGTGTAATTTTTTAAAACCAAAAAAATATCTTTTTTATTTGCATTTGAAAGAAAATATATTTTAAATTTGCCAAAAAATTTAGATAAATAAATGGAAATAGAAATTTCCTCATGCGAACATCTAATGTATGTGAGTGAAATACAGCAGGAAATGTATGATTCTGCACAGCGTAGAGGAACGGGAATCGCAAAACGTTCTATCGAATATTTGAGTAAGAAGATTTCAGAGGGCAATGCTGTGGTGGCCACTGAAAACGGAGAGTGGGTAGGTTTCTGTTATATAGAGACCTGGTCACATGGGAAGTTTGTAGCCAATTCGGGACTGATTGTATCGCCCAAATTCAGGAACGGGGGAGTAGCGACTCAGATCAAACATAAGGTTTTCCAGTTATCTAGAGAAAAATACCCGGAAGCAAAAGTATTCGGGTTAACAACAGGACTTGCGGTAATGAAAATCAACAGTGATTTAGGATATAAGCCGGTCATTTATTCTGAACTGACTCAGGATGAAGAGTTTTGGAACGGTTGTAAGAACTGTGTGAATTATGAAATTTTAATGATGAAGGAACGTAAAAACTGTCTTTGTACAGCAATGCTTTTCGTTCCTGATAATAATAAAGTAAACGGTGTTGTCCATAAGCAACCAGAAATTAAATATAACAATGAACAAGAAAGTCATCTTAGCGTTTAGCGGAGGTTTGGATACTTCCTATTGTGCTAAATATCTTAGTGAAACACTAGGGTATGATGTGTACGCAGTTACTGTAAATACCGGAGGTTTTTCGAAAGAAGAAGAAAAAGAGTTGGAGAGAAAAGCTTTACATCTTGGGGTAAAGGAATACAGGTGCGTGGACGCTCAGGAGGATTATTACAATTCATGTGTGAAGTATTTGATTTTCGGAAATGTATTGAAAAATAATACCTATCCTCTTTCTGTAAGTGCTGAGCGTACGATTCAGGCCCAGGAAATTGCAAAATATGCAATGGAAGTGAATGCGGACGCTATTGCCCACGGAAGTACAGGGGCCGGAAATGACCAGGTTCGTTTTGATCTGATCTTTCAGGTGATGTGCCCTGATGTAGAAATTATTACGCCAATCCGTGATATGACTTTGTCCCGTGAAGAGGAGATTGAGTTTTTGAAAAACCATGGCTATGACATGGAGTTCCATAAAGCCCAGTATTCAGTCAATAAAGGTCTTTGGGGAACTTCTGTAGGAGGAAAAGAAACTTTGACGTCAAGAAATTATCTTCCGGAAGAAGCTTTTCCATCTCAGGTAAAAGAAACTCAGCCTTCAGAGCTTGAAGTTGAATTTAAAAACGGAGAAGTGATTGCTGTGAACGGCGAGCGTTTTGAACATTCAGTATATGCTATCCAAAAAATTGAAGAGTTAGCTTCTGTTTACGGAATCGGGCGTGATATCCATGTGGGAGATACCATTGTGGGAATCAAAGGAAGAGTAGGATTTGAAGCTGCGGCCGCTTCGGTTATTATCAAAGCACACCATTTACTGGAAAAGCACACGCTTTCAAAATATCAGCAAATGATGAAATCCCAATTGTCTGACTGGTATGGAAACTGGCTGCATGAAGCGCTTTTCCTGGATCCTGTGATGAGAAATATCGAATCTTTCTTAACCGATTCTCAGAAAACAGTAAGCGGAAAAGTATTTATAACACTTCATCCATATCGGTTTGTTTTAAACGGAATTGAGTCTGATCACGATTTGATGTCTGATCAATTCGGAAGCTATGGAGAGGCGAACAGAGCATGGACAGGAGAAGATGTAAAAGGATATACCAAGATTGTAAGCAATTCTTTGAATATATATCATCAGATCAACCAAAATATCAACTAGAGTTCCGAAGGAACGATTTAACCCAGGGTAGGAAGCAATCCTATCAGATTAAAGCATGAAAAAAACAGTAGGAATAGTTGGTGCCAATGGTTATACAGGAAGCGAGTTGATTCGTATACTGGCTTTCCATCCTTATGTGACATTGAGTTTTTTATATAGTCGTTCGAATTCGGGAACAAGAATATCGGATTTGTACCCGGATTTAACGACGGTTTGTGATCAGGTATTAACCCATCAGACAGAAGAGGTTGATGTTCTTTTCCTTTGTCTTCCGCATAAGGAAAGCCAAAACTGGTTAACACAAAATCCGGTTAAGGATGAAACTTTGGTCATTGACCTTGGAAATGATTTCCGTCTCGATGGAAATTTTGAAAACAGAAATTTTATCTACGGATTGCCGGAAATACATAAAAAACAACTGGTGGGGTCGAAGAGTATCGCCAACCCCGGATGTTTTGCAACGGCAATTCAGTTGGCATTACTGCCGTTAGCGGAAAAAGGACTGTTGAACGAGGTTTATACCACAGGAATTACAGGTTCTACAGGTGCCGGACAGTCTTTACAGGCCACGACGCATTTTACCTGGAGAAATGATAATATATCAGCGTATAAAACCTTGACCCACCAGCATGTGGATGAGATTTTACAACAGTTGATTGCATATAATAATAAAGAAGTAAACCTGAACTTCGTTCCATGGAGGGGAGATTTTGCAAGAGGGATTTTTACAAGTTCCACCATGAAGACGGAAATGAAATTGGAGGAAATAGAACAATTGTATCAGGAATTTTATGCAGGACAGCCTTTCGTGACGGTAAGTCTGAGGGCGGTTGATTTAAAGCAGGTTGTCAATACGAATCGCTGTGTGATTCAGATCGAAAAGAGTGGAAATGTTGCCGTTATTCATTCAGCGATTGACAATTTGTTAAAAGGTGCTTCAGGACAGGCAGTACAGAATATGAATATCGCAATGGGCTGGGAAGAAAATGCCGGATTACACTTAAAACCTATAGCATTTTAAACCTGTTAATGTAAAAAGTATTAATAAAGTCGGAGGTTACGGATCATAGATTACAGGTATTAAGAGAAATGATTATCTATTAATGGTCAACTTTCAACTTTCAATTTTCAACTAAAAAGACATGAATTTATTCAACGTATATCCATTATTCAATATAAACCCGGTTAAAGCTCAGGGATCTTTCCTTTGGGACGATAAAGGAAAACAGTATCTTGACTTTTACGGAGGTCATGCGGTAATCTCTATCGGACATAACCACCCGCATTATCAGACGAAGCTGAAAGAACAATTGGAAAAAATTTCTTTCTACTCCAACTCCGTTCAGAATGAATTGCAGACGGAACTCGCAGAAAAGCTTGGAAAACTGTCAGGATATGAAGATTACAATCTTTTCCTGTGTAATTCAGGAGCTGAAGCTAATGAAAATGCATTGAAACTGGCTTCTTTTCATAACGGAAAGAACAAAGTTTTGTATTTCTCAGGTTCATTTCATGGGAGAACTTCTGCAGCGGTCTCGGTAACAGATAATCCCAAAATCGTCGCACCTGTCAATTTCTCTGAAAGATTTATCAAATCAGAATGGAATGATATTGAACAGCTTGAAAAAACTTTCGAACAGCATGGAAACGAAATTTCTTCCGTAATTATCGAAGGAATTCAGGGTGTAGGTGGAATTATGATTCCAACACCGGAATTTTTATCGAAAATCAAAGACCTGTGTGAAAAATATAACACGGTTTTGATTCTGGATGAGGTACAGTCAGGGTACGGAAGAAGCGGATATTTCTTTGCACATCAGGAATTCGGAATTGAACCGGATATCATTACAACGGCAAAAGGAATGGGAAATGGTTTCCCTGTCGGCGGAGTTTTAATTCATCCGAAATTTGAAGCAAGCAATGGCTTACTGGGAACGACATTCGGGGGAAATCACCTGGCATGTATCGCTTCAATTGCTGTGCTGGATGTGATGAAAGATGAAAACCTCATCGAAAATGCTCAGAAAATGGGCGGGTATATTGAAAACGAAATTAAAGATTTACCACATATTAAATCGATCCGAAGGAAAGGATTGATGATCGGAATAGAACTCGATAGAGACTGTTCAGAAGTAAGGAAAAGCTTGCTGTTTGATCATCATATCTTCACCGGAAACTCCAATGATAAAAGTGTTTTAAGGATTCTTCCTGCACTGAATATCAAAAAAGAGGAGACGGATCTATTCATCAACGCTTTGAAAGAGGTGTTGGCAAATATGTAACGAGAAAGAGTAAAATAGCAAAAAAGAGCAGGAACGCTATAATCAAAATGCTTGTTTGTCATTCTGAAAGCAAACTGAAATGAAGGATATGAAACTGTACAAAATAATATTTCCCTTTCATCAGAATGACAAACTCT encodes the following:
- a CDS encoding porin — translated: MKKLLTFIGVALISGSLYSQGSPDYGNGLKVNLNPAGDKFIRFILWDQLWLRNTSMNPGSMVGGEPTDNSWSIGNRRLRALTYAQISKRYMILLHFGINNQTFINGGATGTTGTGGYGNGKKTQLFFHDAWNEYAVILPGEAGKFSLSLGAGLHYYMGLSRMTMASTLNFLTIDSPVFSWPLIDNSDQFARQLGMFAKGKYGKLEYRFSLNKPFATDLTPVNVTDPSKAVAVDNNGNPSFSKAGYVEYQFLDEESNTLPFKVGSYLGTKKVFNVGAGFYHQADGTRTSVNSTIEKHDITLFAVDAFADIPLGEAKNKMAVSAYAGYYNYNFGPNYVRNLGTMNIAAPDPNFIGNKAIAGPGNLQPTIGTGNIIYAQAGLLLPSQAEKPKIRIQPFAAYTHKSFEAFDKSSSQFDVGANWFIDGHHAKITTQYSTRPVYTSPTESPSSKGEFIVQFQIYL
- a CDS encoding IS1 family transposase, with amino-acid sequence MENTCPKCNSSKVVKSGIINEKQRFHCKNCNYYFTVKKLGKQIDDYYVTKALQLYLEGLSYREIERIIGVSHVTISSWIKKYNITRPPHSEFHPVYKILKQNELIEYIAQEENIKNSGIIITQFADKYMLIKWERFKK
- a CDS encoding aspartate aminotransferase family protein; translation: MNLFNVYPLFNINPVKAQGSFLWDDKGKQYLDFYGGHAVISIGHNHPHYQTKLKEQLEKISFYSNSVQNELQTELAEKLGKLSGYEDYNLFLCNSGAEANENALKLASFHNGKNKVLYFSGSFHGRTSAAVSVTDNPKIVAPVNFSERFIKSEWNDIEQLEKTFEQHGNEISSVIIEGIQGVGGIMIPTPEFLSKIKDLCEKYNTVLILDEVQSGYGRSGYFFAHQEFGIEPDIITTAKGMGNGFPVGGVLIHPKFEASNGLLGTTFGGNHLACIASIAVLDVMKDENLIENAQKMGGYIENEIKDLPHIKSIRRKGLMIGIELDRDCSEVRKSLLFDHHIFTGNSNDKSVLRILPALNIKKEETDLFINALKEVLANM
- a CDS encoding N-acetyl-gamma-glutamyl-phosphate reductase, which encodes MKKTVGIVGANGYTGSELIRILAFHPYVTLSFLYSRSNSGTRISDLYPDLTTVCDQVLTHQTEEVDVLFLCLPHKESQNWLTQNPVKDETLVIDLGNDFRLDGNFENRNFIYGLPEIHKKQLVGSKSIANPGCFATAIQLALLPLAEKGLLNEVYTTGITGSTGAGQSLQATTHFTWRNDNISAYKTLTHQHVDEILQQLIAYNNKEVNLNFVPWRGDFARGIFTSSTMKTEMKLEEIEQLYQEFYAGQPFVTVSLRAVDLKQVVNTNRCVIQIEKSGNVAVIHSAIDNLLKGASGQAVQNMNIAMGWEENAGLHLKPIAF
- a CDS encoding argininosuccinate synthase, which codes for MNKKVILAFSGGLDTSYCAKYLSETLGYDVYAVTVNTGGFSKEEEKELERKALHLGVKEYRCVDAQEDYYNSCVKYLIFGNVLKNNTYPLSVSAERTIQAQEIAKYAMEVNADAIAHGSTGAGNDQVRFDLIFQVMCPDVEIITPIRDMTLSREEEIEFLKNHGYDMEFHKAQYSVNKGLWGTSVGGKETLTSRNYLPEEAFPSQVKETQPSELEVEFKNGEVIAVNGERFEHSVYAIQKIEELASVYGIGRDIHVGDTIVGIKGRVGFEAAAASVIIKAHHLLEKHTLSKYQQMMKSQLSDWYGNWLHEALFLDPVMRNIESFLTDSQKTVSGKVFITLHPYRFVLNGIESDHDLMSDQFGSYGEANRAWTGEDVKGYTKIVSNSLNIYHQINQNIN